A window from Cryobacterium sp. SO1 encodes these proteins:
- the argC gene encoding N-acetyl-gamma-glutamyl-phosphate reductase, which yields MVSSVAVAGASGYAGGELLRLLAAHPDFEVRTVTAHSTSGQRLIDVQPHLRSLSHLVLADTDATTLAGHDVVFLALPHGASGALTAQLPKDTLVVDCGADHRMESEADWAAFYGGDYFGAWAYGVPELPVAGGRQRDRLVGARRIAAPGCNASTVALALAPGILAGVIEAADIVAVLAVGPSGAGKALKVPNLAAEILGSANPYAVGGSHRHIPEIQQSLRWAGATEPTVSFTPVIVPMSRGILATSTARLVPGTSAAAVRYAWETAYADEPFVHVLPSGQFPRTADVLGANTALIGLAIDEAAGRVITVTAVDNLVKGTAGAAIQSANIALGLPETRGLSTNGVAP from the coding sequence ATGGTCTCTTCGGTAGCTGTTGCGGGTGCAAGCGGGTACGCCGGCGGTGAGCTGCTGCGTCTGCTGGCCGCACACCCCGATTTCGAGGTGCGCACTGTCACCGCGCACAGCACCTCCGGCCAGCGCCTGATCGACGTGCAACCGCACCTGCGCTCACTGAGCCACCTCGTGCTGGCCGACACGGATGCCACCACCCTGGCCGGCCACGACGTCGTCTTCCTGGCCCTCCCGCACGGCGCCTCCGGGGCACTGACCGCCCAGCTGCCGAAAGACACCCTCGTGGTGGACTGCGGAGCGGACCACCGCATGGAGAGCGAGGCCGACTGGGCCGCGTTCTACGGCGGGGACTACTTCGGCGCCTGGGCCTACGGGGTGCCCGAGCTTCCCGTGGCCGGCGGCCGGCAGCGCGATCGCCTGGTCGGAGCCCGCCGCATCGCCGCGCCCGGCTGCAACGCCAGCACCGTGGCCCTGGCCCTGGCCCCCGGCATTCTCGCCGGCGTGATCGAAGCGGCCGACATCGTCGCCGTGCTTGCCGTCGGCCCGTCCGGCGCCGGCAAAGCCCTCAAGGTGCCCAACCTGGCCGCCGAGATCCTCGGCTCCGCCAACCCCTACGCCGTCGGCGGCAGCCACCGGCACATCCCCGAGATCCAGCAGAGCCTGCGCTGGGCCGGCGCGACCGAACCGACGGTGTCGTTCACGCCGGTGATCGTGCCGATGTCCCGCGGCATCCTGGCCACCTCGACCGCCCGGTTGGTACCGGGAACGAGCGCCGCCGCCGTGCGGTACGCCTGGGAGACGGCCTACGCCGACGAGCCGTTTGTGCACGTGCTGCCCAGCGGCCAGTTCCCGCGCACCGCCGACGTGCTCGGCGCCAACACCGCCCTGATCGGACTCGCGATCGACGAGGCCGCCGGTCGCGTGATCACGGTGACCGCCGTCGACAACCTCGTCAAGGGCACCGCCGGCGCTGCCATCCAATCCGCCAACATTGCCCTGGGGCTGCCCGAGACTCGCGGCCTCAGCACGAATGGAGTTGCCCCGTGA